In the genome of Labrus bergylta chromosome 7, fLabBer1.1, whole genome shotgun sequence, the window TTGGCGTCCTGGTTGGCGTCCTGGTTGGCGTCCTGGTGCTCGGGGTGTTTGGCTGTGGCGTGCCAGCTGAACTTGGGGTTGTTGCCAAAGTCGTCGTTGTTTTAGGACGGGGTGTTGCTGCAGAGGCAGTTATGGTTTtgctggttgttgttgttgttgttgttgttgttgttgttgttgttggtgaagATGAGGAGGTCATGTCTGTCGTTGAAGGTTCTGGTAACGTTGTTGTCTTCATTGTTGCTGATTTTGTAGCAGGAGAAgataatgttgtgttcaatgaAGGTGGAGAtggcgttgttgttgttgtgtttgttggagatgttgttgttgtgctcaTTGGAGGTGGAGATGacgatgttgttgttgtgtttgttggagatgttgttgttgtgctcaTTGGAGGTGGAGATGacgatgttgttgttgtcgctGCTGCCGTGTTGGTGATTGGTCCACTGACTCCCTCTCTGGTTGGAGGAAGCAGAGGGTCTCGGGATCTTGGCTGTTGGTTGGTTGATGAGCTTGTGGATGAATTCCTTCCTCCTTCTGATTGGTCGGGTGGAATTTGGGATGCTACAGAGTTGTCTGATTGGTTGCTGGAGTTCTTCTGTGGGGGTAACGTGGCCACTTTAAAGGAGCCGGTCTCTGGAAGAGTGACGTCAGCATTTTCACCTgaggaacaaaacaaagtgaagtGAGCTGAAATCAGAATGAAAACATAACGTAATAACAAAGTCTTTTATATAAAGGCAACATAACCCGAGTCTTATTAAAGGGACAAGAGAACAAAGTGTTAGGGGCgtggtctcacacacacacacacacacacacacgtcacctTGTGTCGTGTTTGTCGGCAGCAGGATGGTGCCTGGATCGGGGTCCTTCCTCGAAGTGGTTGTGGCGGAGGAGccggtgaggaggaggagcaggcagAGGAGGCGGAGACACGTCTGCAGGCTCGGCTGGACCATCGAGGGAAACAGGGACATGGTGGGCAGAGGGGGCGGGGCGACACACACTCACcgcctcacacaaacacactcacatagacacacatgcatgcacacactggGCACGTGGGCGGAGGCTGAGGTGAAAGGATGGAGGTGAAGGCAGCATCAACTCTGCACCTGCACAAGAACATCCACAGagacagattcatgtttcacaTCTTCAGCACCAAAACGTGatccagacacacaaactcagcgTCTAAAACATCAACACTGACTCTCTTTCATCAAAGTGTTTTCAATATCACGTGTCTTATTACAAACTGTTATTTCAAAGATCGATAGTAAAACATTCAAACCGTTATTTCACCAGGAAAAAACTCGCAGAGCAGCCGCAcagacaaatataaaaaataaatctttatcagacgtttaaagacacaaaaggacAAATTTGTCAAGaacatccacaaacacatcagggagaacatctgcagccagatgtgtccACCGCCAAGTCCTTTAACATCctccaatgagagcagctcgtCTCAGCTCTTTATGTGAGCAGCAAACttcagttctgacttttggaGCAGACGGTAAGAAAGGGGCTCAAAGATGATAAGTCCCTGAACTCTTCTGAAGGTCTGAAGGAAGCAGACCTCAGACTGACCTGGAGGTAATACGTCAGTGTTTAAGTCTGCGTGTGGACACAGAAGTTAGTGATGAACTTCAGAGCTCTGTGCACACAGAGTGCAGAGAGTGTAAACTTTGAGAGCTTTAGAAAACAGAGAAGTGTCAGCAACGAAAATAAAACACGTCTCCACCAGCTGCTGACTGTGACGAGTTAAAGAAAGACTCATcgattcaaacacaaacatgtctgcagcagctccaaaCAGACTTGACCTCTGAACCCACAGAACAGCTGACGAGCCAAGTGAGAGGAACTACCGCCATCTAGTGTCCGAACAGAGCAAGTTAAGAGCTCTCCCCACGTGAGAGACTTTCAGAACAAATCGTTATCTTTGTACTTCTGTAACTCTGTCAGACTCAGCgtgagtctggttttgcccGAGATGTTCATTTTTGTCAGAAATGGAGAATTttccacttttattttgaaatcattcTGACCGTGTTAGGGCATATggtaagaaaatacatttttaattttatttttttttaataggtcTATACACTCTGAATAAATGTCTGCTCCCTAAAACTTATAGATATCCAAGACTGTGTTCCCCTAGCCCCCCCCTCATATATTATATAGAAAATAACTCATTTGTTGTGTTTAACCCATTACtgtcaaaatatataaaaagaaacattctaatttaaaataaatcacatcattAAGCGAAATGTTAAAATTAGAGCCTTCAGCATTAAAGAGTTAATCTCAAttaatgttgtgttattttgtcccttcaggctctccgtagatagtcatatccaccttatgacatcacacactgaccttatgacatcacacactgaccttatgacatcacacactgaccttatgacatcacacactgaccttatgacatcacacactgaccttatgacatcacacattgacctttgttaccgttcctttgagctgtttgacctcactttgggatccctaaccacttcctgtttctacaCAAGGAGCATGTCAGAGCTGGAGGGGagtcagtgccttgctcaagggcacatctACAGCACtgaggaagtgacctggcacctctccagcagcCAGACTAACTcccaagtccttacagactgatCAGGGGGTTCAGGGGGTGTTGTGTAAGATAAGGCAGAATCAAAGAAAAGTAAATAGTTTCTCCTTCTCTAAGTAAGCTCATATTGTTAATCAGTTGAAGAGAAGGCAGCAggatgaaggtgtcttcatattgtctTAGTCAGTTGaagagaagacagcaggatgaaggtgtcttcatattgtctTAGTCAGTTGAAGAGAAGGCAGCAggatgaaggtgtcttcatattgttaaTCAGGTTaagagaagacagcaggatgaaggtgtcttcatattgttagtCAGTTTaagagaagacagcaggatgaaggtgtcttcatattgttagtcagttgaagagaagacagcaggatgaaggtgtcttcatattgttagtcagttgaagagaagacagcaggatgaaggtgtcttcatattgtctTAGTCAGTTGaagagaagacagcaggatgaaggtgtcttcatattgttagtcagttgaagagaagacagcaggatgaaggtgtcttcatattgtctTAGTCAGTTGaagagaagacagcaggatgaaggtgtcttcatattgtctTAGTCAGTTGaagagaagacagcaggatgaaggtgtcttcatattgtctTAGTCAGTTGaagagaagacagcaggatgaaggtgtcttcatattgtctTAGTCAGTTGaagagaagacagcaggatgaaggtgtcttcatattgtctTAGTCAGTTGaagagaagacagcaggatgaaggtgtcttcatattgtctTAGTCAGTTGaagagaagacagcaggatgaaggtgtcttcatattgttagtcagttgaagagaagacagcaggatgaaggtgtcttcatattgtctTAGTCAGTTGaagagaagacagcaggatgaaggtgtcttcatattgtctTAGTCAGTTGaagagaagacagcaggatgaaggtgtcttcatattgttagtcagttgaagagaagacagcaggatgaaggtgtcttcatattgtctTAGTCAGTTGaagagaagacagcaggatgaaggtgtcttcatattgttagtcagttgaagagaagacagcaggatgaaggtgtcttcatattgtctTAGTCAGTTGAAGAGAAGGCAGCAggatgaaggtgtcttcatattgtctTAGTCAGTTGAAGAGAAGGCAGCAggatgaaggtgtcttcatattgtctTAGTCAGTTGAAGAGAAGGCAGCAggatgaaggtgtcttcatattgttagtCAGTTTAAGAGAAGGCAGCAggatgaaggtgtcttcatattgtctTAGTCAGTTGaagagaagacagcaggatgaaggtgtcttcatattgtctTAGTCAGTTGaagagaagacagcaggatgaaggtgtcttcatattgttagtCAGTTTAAGAGAAGGCAGCAggatgaaggtgtcttcatattgtctTAGTCAGTTGaagagaagacagcaggatgaaggtgtcttcatattgtctTAGTCAGTTGaagagaagacagcaggatgaaggtgtcttcatattgttagtCAGTTTAAGAGAAGGCAGCAggatgaaggtgtcttcatattgtctTAGTCAGTTGaagagaagacagcaggatgaaggtgtcttcatattgttagtCAGTTTaagagaagacagcaggatgaaggtgtcttcatattgtctTAGTCAGTTGaagagaagacagcaggatgaaggtgtcttcatattgtctTAGTCAGTTGAAGAGAAGGCAGCAggatgaaggtgtcttcatattgtctTAGTCAGTTGaagagaagacagcaggatgaaggtgtcttcatattgtctTAGTCAGTTGaagagaagacagcaggatgaaggtgtcttcatattgtctTAGTCAGTTGaagagaagacagcaggatgagggtgtcttcatattgttagtCAGATTaagaaggtgtcttcatattgaaggtgtcttcatattgttagtCAGGTTaagaaggtgtcttcatattgaaggtgtcttcatattgttagtCAGGTTaagaaggtgtcttcatattgaaggtgtcttcatattgttagtCAGGTTaagaaggtgtcttcatattgaaggtgtcttcatattgttagtCAGGTTaagaaggtgtcttcatattgaaggtgtcttcatattgttagtCAGGTTaagaaggtgtcttcatattgaaggtgtcttcatattgaaggtgtcttcatattgttagtCAGGTTaagaaggtgtcttcatattgaaagtgtcttcatattgttagtCAGGTTATGAaagtgtcttcatattgaaggtgtcttcatattgttagtCAGGTTaagaaggtgtcttcatattgaaggtgtcttcatattgttagtcaggttatgaaggtgtcttcatattgttagtcaggttgtgaaggtgtcttcatattgttagtCAGGTTaagaaggtgtcttcatattgaaggtgtcttcatattgaaggtgtcttcatattgttagtCAGGTTaagaaggtgtcttcatattgaaagtgtcttcatattgttagtCAGGTTATGAAagtgtcttcatattgttagtCAGGTTaagaaggtgtcttcatattgaaggtgtcttcatattgttagtCAGGTTaagaaggtgtcttcatattgaaggtgtcttcatattgttagtCAGGTTaagaaggtgtcttcatattgaaggtgtcttcatattgttagtcaggttatgaaggtgtcttcatattgttagtcaggttgtgaaggtgtcttcatattgttagtcaggttgtgaaggtgtcttcatattgttagtcaggttatgaaggtgtcttcatattgttagtcaggttatgaaggtgtcttcatattgttagtcaggttgtgaaggtgtcttcatattgaaggtgtcttcatattgttagtcaggttgtgaaggtgtcttcatattgaaggtgtcttcatattgttagtcaggttatgaaggtgtcttcatattgttagtcaggttgtgaaggtgtcttcatgttgaaggtgtcttcatattgttagtcaggttgtgaaggtgtcttcatattgaaggtgtcttcatattgttagtcaggttatgaaggtgtcttcatattgaaggtgtcttcatattgttagtcaggttatgaaggtgtcttcatattgaaggtgtcttcatattgttagtcaggttatgaaggtgtcttcatattgaaggtgtcttcatattgttagtcaggttatgaaggtgtcttcatattgaaggtgtcttcatattgttagtcaggttatgaaggtgtcttcatgttgaaggtgtcttcatattgaaggtgtcttcatattgttagtcaggttatgaaggtgtcttcatattgaaggtgtcttcatattgttagtcaggttatgaaggtgtcttcatattgaaggtgtcttcatattgttagtCAGGTTaagaaggtgtcttcatattgaaggtgtcttcatattgttagtcaggttatgaaggtgtcttcatattgaaggtgtcttcatattgaaggtgtcttcatattgttagtCAGGTTaagaaggtgtcttcatattgaaggtgtcttcatattgaaggtgtcttcatattgttagtcaggttatgaaggtgtcttcatattgaaggtgtcttTATATTGAAGGTGTCTTTATATTGTTAGTCAGGTtatgaaggtgtcttcatattgaaggtgtcttcatattgaaagTCAGGTtatgaaggtgtcttcatattgaaggtgtcttcatattgtttgTCAGGTTaagaaggtgtcttcatattgaaggtgtcttcatattgaaggtgtcttcatattgttagtcaggttatgaaggtgtcttcatattgaaggtgtcttcatattgaaggtgtcttcatattgttagtCAGGTTaagaaggtgtcttcatattgaaggtgtcttcatattgaaggtgtcttcatattgaaggtgtcttcatattgtttgTCAGGTTaagaaggtgtcttcatattgaaggtgtcttcatattgaaggtgtcttcatattgttagtcaggttatgaaggtgtcttcatattgaaggtgtctttatattgaaggtgtcttcatattgaaggtgtctttatattgaaggtgtcttcatattgaaggtgtcttcatattgaaggtgtctttatattgaaggtgtcttcatattgaaggtgtctttatattgaaggtgtcttcatattgaaggtgtcttcatattgaaggtgtcttcatattgaaggtgtctttatattgaaggtgtcttcatattgaaggtcttcatattgaaggtgtcttcatattgaaggtgtcttcatattgaaggtgtctttatattgaaggtgtcttcatattgaaggtgtctttatattgaaggtgtctttatattgaaggtgtcttcatattgaaggtgtctttatattgaaggtgtcttcatattgaaggtgtcttcatattgaaggtgtctttatattgaaggtgtcttcatattgaaggtgtctttatattgaaggtgtctttatattgaaggtgtcttcatattgaaggtgtctttatattgaaggtgtctttatattgaaggtgtcttcatattgaaggtgtctttatattgaaggtgtcttcatattgaaggtgtcttTATATTGAAGGTGTCTTCCTCTCAGCTGTGACTCTGAACAGGTTTGCTCAGAGACTCTCCCTGAATGTAAACACAGGATGCTCAGAGGTCACCACATGTGTGTCTACgtggagagaagaagagctgcaGCACTAAACCactcaaacactcaaacactcaGTAACTGTGACTCCACAGAacagcagcttcttcttcttcttcttctgttttctcttcctcgGTAACTTTTTGTTGGAGTCTCGAAGAAGAACAAAGTGTCAGAGATAACGGCCTGACTTCACGTCACCGTGACGCAATAAAGTCCAGTTCAGATGATTAGTCCCAAAGTTCAGACATTGACATGAAAGCCACATTGAGCCTGCTAACTGAGGTTTAAAGTCAAGATAACAGAGAAGTTAGCCGTGTGAAGCTAACACTTGGTTCTCCGGTGTTTCTGTGATCTGTGAAACAAATCAACGCGAATCATTCAGTGAATTCAAAGAAATATAACCTCTGTGACTCACCTGTGATGTGTTAACGTTAAAGAAGTAAACACAAGGAGCTCAGACAGCTGAAAGTATCCACTTCACTACCGGAGGAAGGAGGAAcgcttcgtcttcttcttcttcttcttcttcttcttcttcttcttcttcttcgttggttTCATTTCTGGCAGCGTGGACTCATCGGTGTCGTGTTTCTGCCCCCTGCCGGCCACACTGTGCTAAAACAAGACCTGgctcacatgaacacacactgttgttgttttttaatcacaaaggATGATAAAAATGTGACACTTAAAGGGAGTTAGTCCTTATcaaaaaatacatcaataaaaagacagaaacaaacaaacaactgaagggagacaaaacagacaaaataaacaaacaaagtagAACAAAACTGAGAAATGcttaaaaaacatgcaaatagtAAATGATTCAATagattaataattaataatgaattaataaatagATTAATAGattaataattataaataagcagacagaaaaaaaatgaatttgtagTAATGAAAGATGTCAGACAAAAGAAGCTTTAAAAttctttctatttctattttacaGGTCGCCGTgtgaattgtatttttattgatttgatccaaaaaggagggagaagaagtttaaagttatttaattatttccacTCCTTCTCCATGAATCATTAACCATCCTGGCAGTTTCTTCTATATCTacccatatatatatatatatatatatacatttctCTCAACGtgtctatatatttatttattagtaaTTATCTTTAACATACAGGTTAGCTAATCCTTCATACTCAAATATTAACTCAGAAAAGTTTATTAATcttataaaaatgttgttttacatgtaaaaatataaagaatacAAACATGATTCTTATAaaacatatataatatatattcaataatttaaatgaaattgtTATTAACAAATAACAAAGTGATAATAAATAAACCAAAGTGACGCCAAAGTTAAACATATTTACGGTCTTAACAGGAAATTGGGTTTTCCATCTCAATCAGACAAAAACGAGCGGATTTCCTTGGTAATACCTAATTTATTAAATAGTCATTAACAGAATAAACTATTGCTCCTGATTATAAacacaaatttaatttaaaaacgaGTCAGCTGAAAGCGGAACGAAATAAACGAGGCACCTCTGCTGTCGGTTCTTTATAGTGTGACACACAGTGGAAGTAAACAAACAGGAGAAGCATTATTCTGAACGCAGCTACGTCACCTACATACATTTAGATAAATCAATGAGTACAAGTTCAGGAATCATCCTGTGAGATTAAGAACTTTATTTCTAAACTACAAATTATACTTTCTTTTGACTACATATTTGTCTCCCCCTACCTAAACCGTTGTGTTACATCTGCCAATATTCTTCCAACAATAATATCAGATGAAGTGATGTATAGGTCTCATATTGGGCAGAGTGCCTCTCTCCAGTAGATGGCGCTGTACCACAACATTACTCCAAAACACTC includes:
- the wu:fa25f02 gene encoding uncharacterized protein C11orf24 — encoded protein: MSLFPSMVQPSLQTCLRLLCLLLLLTGSSATTTSRKDPDPGTILLPTNTTQGENADVTLPETGSFKVATLPPQKNSSNQSDNSVASQIPPDQSEGGRNSSTSSSTNQQPRSRDPLLPPTREGVSGPITNTAAATTTTSSSPPPMSTTTTSPTNTTTTSSSPPPMSTTTTSPTNTTTTTPSPPSLNTTLSSPATKSATMKTTTLPEPSTTDMTSSSSPTTTTTTTTTTTTTSKTITASAATPRPKTTTTLATTPSSAGTPQPNTPSTRTPTRTPTRTPTRTPTRTPPIQTTSSPTAQPTIAPTGHHEPVSTGTPRVAVVEVAGSALTKQLMNTASLLGVLLFGLLFFLMTVAVFVMQAYESYRRKDYTQVDYLINGMYTDSGV